One window from the genome of Haloprofundus halobius encodes:
- a CDS encoding NuoI/complex I 23 kDa subunit family protein, which translates to MIGILKSMATTMKHALDGQTFTVEYPDVAPEVSPRFRGVHKFSQERCIWCRQCENVCPNDTIQIVMDDKRNGEQYNLHIGQCIYCRLCEEVCPVDAILLTQNFEFTADTKNEFVYNKEQLKNVPWYKGIDPLNSRNPDRDAWVGEGDGEVDYQ; encoded by the coding sequence ATGATCGGAATCCTGAAATCGATGGCAACGACGATGAAACACGCCCTCGACGGCCAGACGTTCACCGTCGAGTACCCGGACGTCGCCCCTGAGGTGAGCCCGCGGTTCCGCGGCGTGCACAAGTTCAGCCAGGAGCGCTGCATCTGGTGTCGCCAGTGCGAGAACGTCTGTCCGAACGACACGATCCAGATCGTGATGGACGACAAACGCAACGGCGAGCAGTACAACCTCCACATCGGGCAGTGTATCTACTGCCGACTCTGCGAGGAGGTCTGTCCCGTCGACGCCATCCTGCTCACGCAGAACTTCGAGTTCACGGCGGACACGAAAAACGAGTTCGTCTACAACAAAGAACAGCTCAAGAACGTCCCCTGGTACAAGGGAATCGACCCCCTCAACTCGCGCAACCCCGACCGGGACGCGTGGGTCGGCGAGGGAGACGGCGAGGTCGACTACCAGTAA
- the nuoK gene encoding NADH-quinone oxidoreductase subunit NuoK, translating into MVPPQYYLLLSAAIFCIGLFGILTRRNALLFLMSVELMLNAANINLVAFSVYWGNVTGQTLSLFTMALAAAEVAVGIGIILALYRNFGDVDVTDATSMRW; encoded by the coding sequence ATGGTTCCGCCGCAGTACTATCTGCTGCTCTCGGCGGCCATCTTCTGCATCGGCCTGTTCGGCATCCTCACGCGTCGGAACGCGCTGCTGTTCCTGATGTCGGTCGAGTTGATGCTGAACGCGGCGAACATCAATCTCGTCGCGTTCTCCGTCTACTGGGGCAACGTCACGGGCCAGACGCTGAGCCTGTTCACGATGGCGCTGGCGGCCGCGGAGGTCGCCGTCGGCATCGGCATCATCCTCGCGCTCTACCGCAACTTCGGTGACGTAGACGTGACGGACGCGACGTCGATGAGGTGGTAA
- a CDS encoding NADH-quinone oxidoreductase subunit B, translating to MSSDQPFVTDDSQVLTDTRDARMAGADDRFNSKLREAFGSSPFILTKFDKFMNWVRGSSMFMLQFGIACCSIEMMHTYAVKHDLDRFGAGVPRASPRQADVIIVPGTIVSKFAPRMKRVYDQMPEPKFVVGMGSCTISGGPFQEGYNVIKGAEEVIPVDIHIPGCPPRPEALVYGVAKLQERIANGESSPVVVKPYELEQFGDLERDEIVDKLAQEIDTDDLVMRYNWADSP from the coding sequence ATGAGTAGCGACCAGCCATTCGTCACAGACGATTCACAAGTACTGACCGATACCCGCGACGCCCGCATGGCGGGCGCGGACGACCGCTTCAACTCGAAGCTTCGGGAAGCGTTCGGGTCCTCGCCGTTCATTCTCACGAAGTTCGACAAGTTCATGAACTGGGTCCGCGGGTCGTCGATGTTCATGCTGCAGTTCGGCATCGCCTGCTGCAGCATCGAGATGATGCACACCTACGCGGTCAAACACGACCTCGACCGCTTCGGTGCGGGTGTTCCCCGTGCCTCGCCGCGACAGGCCGACGTCATCATCGTGCCGGGCACTATCGTCTCGAAGTTCGCGCCGCGGATGAAGCGCGTCTACGACCAGATGCCCGAACCCAAGTTCGTCGTCGGCATGGGCTCCTGTACGATTTCGGGCGGCCCGTTCCAGGAGGGCTACAACGTCATCAAGGGCGCAGAGGAGGTCATCCCCGTGGACATCCACATCCCCGGCTGTCCGCCACGGCCCGAAGCGCTCGTCTACGGCGTCGCCAAACTCCAGGAGCGTATCGCCAACGGCGAGAGCTCACCGGTGGTCGTCAAACCGTACGAGCTCGAACAGTTCGGCGACCTCGAACGCGACGAGATCGTCGACAAACTCGCACAGGAAATCGATACGGACGACCTCGTGATGCGGTATAACTGGGCCGATTCGCCATGA
- the nuoL gene encoding NADH-quinone oxidoreductase subunit L — protein MVGAFDFVPAIVLLPFFSFLIALFAGKYMPKGGALAGITATAGSLLLSIWTVLTVAGGATLRQTLYTWAGAEQLPFELTFGLLIDPLSSMMLLIVTLIAFLVHVFSLGYMNDEGETGLPRYYAGLGLFSASMLGFVVADNLLMAFMFFELVGLCSYLLIGFWFREEAPPSAAKKAFLVTRFGDYFFLVGVVAVFATFGTAAFAGDGSFPALAEAALAGEGGGNVTTFFGLAPQAWFTVIGLLVLGGVVGKSAQFPLHTWLPDAMEGPTPVSALIHAATMVAAGVYLVARMYGFYALSPTTLAIIAFIGGFTALFAATMGVVKREIKQVLAYSTISQYGYMMLALGSGGYIAATFHLMTHAFFKALLFLGAGSVIIAMHHNEDMWDMGGLKERMPVTYWTFLAGSLALAGIFPFSGFWSKDEVLYEALVHGLGGSPLLFGAWAMGLLAVFFTGFYTFRMVFLTFHGKPRTETARNPHGVRWNVKGPLAVLGVLAVVAGFINMVPVAKLTGMEIEFLHDWLAHGPSGLTSEHYGELTHAYADYSVGTIVGGELGTALISGAVSLTLALAGAGLAYSLYNVPSPVEHTDRLGDAKTVLFNNYYQDEYQVWLANDVTRGFSRAADKFDQGVVDGVVNGISSVSLLSGSRVRRIQTGVVSNYAALLTLGLIALLVILGIDGGWFV, from the coding sequence ATGGTAGGTGCATTCGACTTCGTTCCGGCAATCGTGCTCCTGCCGTTCTTCTCGTTCCTGATCGCGCTCTTCGCGGGCAAGTACATGCCCAAAGGGGGCGCGCTCGCGGGCATCACGGCCACCGCAGGGTCGCTGTTGCTCTCGATATGGACGGTACTGACGGTAGCGGGCGGCGCAACGCTTCGACAGACACTGTACACGTGGGCGGGCGCGGAGCAACTTCCGTTCGAACTGACGTTCGGACTGCTCATCGACCCGCTGTCGTCGATGATGCTCCTCATCGTCACGCTCATCGCGTTCCTCGTCCACGTGTTCAGCCTCGGTTACATGAACGACGAGGGCGAGACCGGCCTCCCGCGGTACTACGCCGGTCTCGGCCTGTTCTCGGCGTCGATGCTCGGCTTCGTCGTCGCGGACAACCTGCTGATGGCGTTCATGTTCTTCGAGCTGGTCGGGCTCTGCTCGTACCTGCTCATCGGCTTCTGGTTCCGCGAGGAAGCGCCGCCGAGCGCGGCGAAGAAAGCGTTCCTCGTCACGCGCTTCGGTGACTACTTCTTCCTCGTCGGCGTCGTCGCCGTCTTCGCCACGTTCGGCACGGCGGCGTTCGCGGGCGACGGGAGCTTCCCGGCGCTCGCGGAAGCGGCGCTCGCGGGCGAGGGCGGCGGTAACGTGACCACGTTCTTCGGACTCGCTCCGCAGGCGTGGTTCACCGTCATCGGCCTGCTCGTCCTCGGCGGCGTGGTGGGCAAGTCCGCGCAGTTCCCGCTGCACACGTGGCTGCCCGACGCCATGGAGGGTCCGACCCCCGTGTCGGCGCTCATCCACGCGGCGACGATGGTCGCCGCCGGCGTCTACCTCGTCGCGCGGATGTACGGCTTCTACGCGCTCTCCCCGACGACGCTCGCCATCATCGCGTTCATCGGCGGCTTCACCGCCCTGTTCGCGGCGACGATGGGCGTCGTCAAGCGCGAGATCAAACAGGTACTCGCGTATTCGACCATCTCCCAGTACGGCTACATGATGCTCGCGCTGGGTTCGGGCGGCTACATCGCCGCGACCTTCCACCTGATGACACACGCGTTCTTCAAGGCGCTCCTGTTCCTGGGTGCGGGGTCGGTCATCATCGCGATGCACCACAACGAGGACATGTGGGACATGGGCGGCCTCAAAGAGCGCATGCCGGTGACCTACTGGACGTTCCTCGCGGGATCGCTCGCGCTCGCCGGCATCTTCCCGTTCTCGGGCTTCTGGTCGAAAGACGAGGTGCTGTACGAGGCGCTCGTCCACGGCCTCGGCGGCAGTCCACTGCTGTTCGGCGCGTGGGCGATGGGACTGCTCGCCGTCTTCTTCACCGGCTTCTACACCTTCCGGATGGTCTTCCTGACCTTCCACGGGAAGCCGCGGACGGAGACGGCGCGCAACCCCCACGGCGTCCGCTGGAACGTCAAAGGGCCGCTCGCGGTCCTCGGCGTGCTCGCCGTCGTCGCCGGCTTCATCAACATGGTTCCGGTGGCGAAGCTGACGGGTATGGAGATCGAGTTCCTGCACGACTGGCTCGCGCACGGTCCCTCGGGCCTCACGAGCGAGCACTACGGCGAACTCACTCACGCCTACGCCGACTACAGCGTCGGCACCATCGTCGGCGGTGAACTCGGCACGGCGCTCATCTCGGGTGCCGTCTCGCTCACGCTCGCACTGGCGGGCGCGGGACTCGCCTACTCGCTGTACAACGTCCCGTCGCCGGTCGAACACACCGACCGCCTCGGGGACGCCAAAACCGTACTATTCAACAACTACTACCAGGACGAGTACCAGGTCTGGCTCGCGAACGACGTCACTCGCGGTTTCTCGCGGGCGGCCGACAAGTTCGACCAGGGTGTCGTCGACGGCGTCGTCAACGGCATCTCCAGCGTCAGCCTGCTGTCGGGGAGTCGCGTCCGCCGCATCCAGACGGGTGTGGTCAGTAACTACGCGGCGCTCCTGACGCTGGGGCTCATCGCGTTGCTCGTCATTCTCGGCATCGACGGAGGTTGGTTCGTATGA
- a CDS encoding NADH-quinone oxidoreductase subunit A, producing the protein MNPWIAIGALAVVGIGIPIGMMAVSAILRPSVPEQGKSATYESGEIPTGSARIQFNIQYYMVALLFVVFDIETVLIFPWTVIYRSALEQGVSLAAVLTPMLVFVGILVVGLLWAWRNGAVEWVKSPRATRRKTERQS; encoded by the coding sequence ATGAATCCATGGATAGCCATCGGCGCACTGGCGGTCGTCGGCATCGGCATCCCGATTGGGATGATGGCGGTGTCGGCGATACTTCGCCCGAGTGTGCCGGAACAAGGAAAGAGTGCCACCTACGAGAGCGGTGAGATTCCGACGGGGAGCGCGCGCATCCAGTTCAACATACAGTACTACATGGTTGCGCTGCTGTTCGTCGTCTTCGACATCGAAACCGTCCTCATCTTCCCGTGGACCGTCATCTATCGCTCCGCTCTGGAGCAGGGTGTCAGTCTCGCAGCGGTGTTGACGCCGATGCTCGTCTTCGTCGGGATTCTCGTCGTCGGTCTCCTCTGGGCGTGGCGCAACGGCGCGGTCGAGTGGGTCAAAAGCCCGCGTGCGACCCGTCGGAAGACTGAGAGGCAATCATGA
- the purE gene encoding 5-(carboxyamino)imidazole ribonucleotide mutase: protein MTDEIQHLINQLEAETKEEKPAAETPDVGIIMGSDSDLDVMAGAYEALEELGFEEQTDYDDAPDARFSFESYVVSAHRTPELMYAYAETAAARGVEVIVAGAGGKSADLPNMTASIAYPLPVIGVPVQEKSVDSVIGMPTGAPIVAVDAGKSFNAGLSAGQILSRAHDELVERLVEYHDGLQGDVAEASRDLHRLGLDGYRGRKR from the coding sequence ATGACCGACGAGATACAGCACCTCATCAATCAGTTGGAAGCGGAGACGAAAGAAGAGAAACCGGCCGCGGAGACGCCCGACGTGGGTATCATCATGGGGTCGGACTCGGACCTCGACGTGATGGCCGGCGCGTACGAGGCGCTCGAAGAACTCGGCTTCGAAGAGCAGACCGACTACGACGACGCCCCCGACGCGCGCTTCTCGTTCGAGAGCTACGTCGTCTCCGCGCATCGGACGCCGGAGTTGATGTACGCCTACGCCGAGACGGCCGCCGCGCGCGGCGTCGAAGTCATCGTCGCCGGCGCGGGCGGGAAGTCCGCGGACCTCCCGAACATGACCGCGTCCATCGCCTACCCCCTCCCGGTGATCGGTGTTCCGGTCCAAGAGAAGTCGGTGGACTCGGTCATCGGGATGCCCACAGGAGCGCCCATAGTCGCCGTCGACGCCGGAAAGTCGTTCAACGCCGGCCTCTCGGCGGGCCAGATTCTCTCACGTGCACACGACGAACTGGTAGAGCGACTGGTCGAATATCACGACGGACTGCAGGGTGACGTCGCCGAAGCCTCGCGCGACCTGCACCGACTCGGCCTCGACGGCTACAGGGGCCGAAAGCGATAA
- a CDS encoding NADH-quinone oxidoreductase subunit D, with product MSLERPETPESASVQRHSADELAELLGDLVIGREKHVNAPGFVIPPDAVQETLSLLKNEAGFDHLSCVTAEERTDRYESIYHLKKFDDPTQEVSVVVPTAKDNPASQTAEPVFRTADWHEREAYDLVGIEYEGHPDMRRILLPETWQGHPLAKDYDQERPQVVALREHANPLQQDHKDDQDSETMYLNIGPHHPATHGVLHLKCTLDGEQVADVDPDIGYLHRCEEQMCQQGTYRYQIMPYPDRWDYISAGLLNEWAYARAAEDLADIEVPEYAQVIRTMSAELCRIAAHMLAVGTFALDVYGDFTAIFMYAIRDREKAQNILEDLTGQRLMFNYFRLGGVVWDLPEPRDEFFEKTRDFLEELPEALEEYHDLITGNEILQSRTIGTGVLPPEVAKNYGATGPVLRGSGVDYDLRRDDPYGYYENLDWNVVVEDGCDNYSRLLVRMKEVEESAKIIEQCIDILEDWPEDERTIQANVPRTLRPEDDTEIYRAVEGAKGELGIYIRADGTEKPGRFKIRSPCFSNLQTLPEMSNGEYVPDMIASLGSLDIVLGEVDR from the coding sequence ATGAGCCTGGAACGACCCGAAACGCCCGAGAGCGCGAGCGTCCAGCGCCACAGCGCCGACGAACTCGCCGAGCTGCTCGGCGACCTCGTCATCGGACGCGAGAAACACGTCAACGCGCCCGGGTTCGTCATCCCGCCGGACGCGGTCCAGGAGACGCTCTCGTTGCTCAAGAACGAGGCCGGGTTCGACCACCTCTCCTGCGTCACCGCCGAGGAGCGGACGGACCGCTACGAGTCCATCTACCACCTGAAGAAGTTCGACGACCCGACCCAGGAGGTCAGCGTCGTCGTCCCTACGGCGAAGGATAACCCGGCGAGCCAGACGGCCGAACCGGTGTTCCGGACCGCCGACTGGCACGAGCGCGAGGCGTACGACCTCGTCGGCATCGAGTACGAGGGCCACCCCGACATGCGGCGCATCCTCCTGCCGGAGACGTGGCAGGGCCACCCGCTGGCGAAGGATTACGACCAGGAACGCCCGCAGGTCGTCGCGCTCCGCGAGCACGCGAACCCGCTTCAGCAGGACCACAAGGACGACCAGGACTCGGAGACGATGTACCTCAACATCGGGCCGCACCACCCGGCGACACACGGGGTGCTCCACCTCAAGTGTACGCTCGACGGCGAGCAGGTCGCCGACGTCGACCCCGACATCGGCTACCTGCACCGCTGCGAGGAGCAGATGTGTCAGCAGGGCACCTACCGGTACCAGATCATGCCGTACCCGGACCGCTGGGACTACATCTCGGCGGGACTGCTCAACGAGTGGGCGTACGCGCGCGCGGCCGAGGACCTCGCGGACATCGAGGTGCCGGAGTACGCGCAGGTCATCCGGACGATGAGTGCCGAACTCTGTCGCATCGCGGCGCACATGCTGGCGGTCGGCACGTTCGCACTCGACGTCTACGGCGACTTCACGGCCATCTTCATGTACGCCATCCGGGACCGCGAGAAGGCCCAGAACATCCTCGAAGACCTCACCGGTCAGCGGCTGATGTTCAACTACTTCCGCCTCGGCGGCGTCGTCTGGGACCTCCCCGAGCCGCGAGACGAGTTCTTCGAGAAGACCCGCGACTTCCTCGAGGAGTTGCCGGAGGCGCTCGAAGAGTACCACGACCTCATCACCGGCAACGAGATTCTGCAGTCGCGCACCATCGGGACGGGCGTCTTGCCCCCCGAGGTCGCCAAGAACTACGGTGCGACCGGTCCGGTGCTTCGCGGCTCCGGCGTCGACTACGACCTCCGCCGCGACGACCCCTACGGCTACTACGAGAACCTCGACTGGAACGTCGTCGTCGAGGACGGCTGTGACAACTACTCGCGGTTGCTCGTCCGGATGAAGGAAGTCGAGGAGTCGGCGAAGATAATCGAACAGTGTATCGACATCCTCGAGGACTGGCCCGAGGACGAGCGCACCATCCAGGCGAACGTGCCGCGGACCCTCCGTCCGGAGGACGACACCGAAATCTACCGCGCCGTCGAAGGCGCGAAAGGTGAACTCGGCATCTACATCCGCGCCGACGGGACAGAGAAACCCGGTCGCTTCAAGATTCGGAGTCCGTGTTTCTCGAACCTCCAGACGCTGCCGGAGATGTCGAACGGCGAGTACGTACCGGACATGATCGCGTCGCTCGGCAGCCTCGACATCGTACTCGGTGAGGTCGACCGATGA
- a CDS encoding proton-conducting membrane transporter — translation MTTKPQLNDDSNLLPGLAALGLFVLMAVVFLQAEFGTPEGFPADVSIVASIGYAMFDISANQLEEQIVSAEGFLAAFLIMAIALDVAIDGAVYLAKREEAGEVVTALVDDVRSDDPTSGGEPTDGRGPAARADGGTSTDDDTTAGGDR, via the coding sequence ATGACGACCAAACCGCAGTTGAACGACGACTCGAATCTGCTTCCAGGGCTGGCCGCCCTCGGCCTGTTCGTCCTGATGGCAGTCGTATTCCTGCAGGCGGAGTTCGGAACCCCCGAAGGGTTCCCCGCCGACGTCAGCATCGTCGCCAGCATCGGCTACGCGATGTTCGACATCTCGGCGAACCAACTGGAGGAACAGATAGTGAGCGCCGAGGGCTTCCTCGCGGCGTTTCTCATCATGGCCATCGCGCTCGACGTCGCCATCGACGGCGCCGTCTACCTCGCAAAGCGCGAGGAGGCCGGCGAAGTCGTGACCGCGCTGGTCGACGACGTTCGCAGCGACGACCCGACGAGCGGCGGCGAGCCGACGGACGGACGCGGTCCCGCCGCGCGAGCGGACGGTGGTACGTCCACTGACGACGACACGACCGCGGGAGGTGACCGCTGA
- a CDS encoding complex I subunit 1/NuoH family protein — protein sequence MTLLQQGPVLLPETIANLLGLGDGLLGQVVGGLIAAFLIANIMLTMTAVAGPWAKRKITAAFTDRIAVNRIGPFGLFIIVADAVRLLSKELVVPENVDRPAWDLAPIILPASALLGFAVIPMGSGIQLADPETGLVFAFAVASIASLSLVMGGYASNNKYSLMGGLRAVAQNIAYEIPLIVTAASVVIFTGTLQMSEIVAVQREPLVALGGGLTIPQWFAFVNPFAFVLFLVANMAEIGRNPFDIPEAPTEIVAGYQTEYSSVYFVLFYLGEFLHIFLGGALIATLFLGGPAAPIAALNVIPGFVWFLIKIWAVFLFTQWARSAIPRVRIDQLLDIGWKGMLVLSFANLVLTAIIVGVIA from the coding sequence ATGACGCTACTGCAGCAAGGACCGGTACTGCTGCCGGAGACCATCGCGAACCTCCTCGGCCTCGGCGACGGCTTGCTGGGCCAGGTGGTCGGCGGCCTCATCGCCGCGTTTCTCATCGCGAACATCATGCTCACGATGACCGCCGTCGCCGGTCCGTGGGCCAAGCGGAAGATAACCGCGGCGTTCACCGACCGCATCGCGGTCAACCGCATCGGGCCGTTCGGCCTGTTCATCATCGTCGCCGACGCGGTGCGACTGCTCTCGAAGGAACTCGTCGTTCCCGAGAACGTCGACCGCCCGGCGTGGGACCTCGCGCCCATCATCCTGCCGGCGTCGGCTTTGCTCGGCTTCGCCGTCATCCCCATGGGCAGCGGCATCCAACTGGCCGACCCCGAGACGGGACTCGTCTTCGCGTTCGCCGTCGCCTCCATCGCGTCGCTGTCGCTCGTGATGGGCGGCTACGCGTCGAACAACAAGTACTCGCTGATGGGTGGGCTTCGCGCGGTCGCACAGAACATCGCCTACGAGATTCCGCTCATCGTCACGGCGGCGTCGGTGGTCATCTTCACCGGCACGCTCCAGATGAGCGAGATCGTCGCCGTCCAGCGCGAGCCGCTCGTCGCTCTCGGCGGCGGCCTGACGATTCCGCAGTGGTTCGCGTTCGTCAACCCGTTCGCGTTCGTGCTGTTCCTCGTCGCCAACATGGCCGAGATCGGCCGCAACCCGTTCGACATCCCGGAAGCGCCGACGGAGATCGTCGCCGGCTACCAGACCGAGTACTCCAGCGTCTACTTCGTGCTGTTCTACCTCGGGGAGTTCCTGCACATCTTCCTGGGCGGCGCGCTCATCGCGACGCTGTTCCTCGGCGGCCCGGCCGCGCCCATCGCGGCGCTCAACGTGATCCCGGGCTTCGTCTGGTTCCTCATCAAGATCTGGGCGGTGTTCCTGTTCACGCAGTGGGCGCGCTCGGCGATTCCGCGCGTCCGCATCGACCAACTGCTCGACATCGGCTGGAAGGGGATGCTCGTGCTCTCCTTCGCTAACCTGGTGCTCACGGCCATCATCGTGGGAGTGATAGCATGA
- a CDS encoding NADH-quinone oxidoreductase subunit J — MVYETLAFALFALITVGCSLGVVLVRDIWHSALLLGGALLSVAVHYVMLQAEFLAAMQVLVYVGGVLILITFAVMLTRTDPEVSST; from the coding sequence ATGGTTTATGAAACCCTCGCGTTCGCGCTGTTCGCCCTCATAACCGTGGGCTGCAGCCTGGGCGTCGTCCTCGTGCGGGATATCTGGCACTCCGCACTCTTGCTCGGGGGCGCGCTCTTGAGCGTCGCGGTTCATTACGTGATGCTGCAGGCGGAATTCCTCGCAGCGATGCAGGTGCTCGTCTACGTCGGCGGAGTCCTCATCCTCATCACGTTCGCCGTGATGCTCACGCGGACCGACCCGGAGGTGAGTAGCACATGA